The proteins below come from a single Chloroflexota bacterium genomic window:
- a CDS encoding bifunctional oligoribonuclease/PAP phosphatase NrnA, translated as MTTLSKDLKEIRSRIQSAHRILITSHVRPDGDAVGSTLAFGLALQEAGKDVQMVLADGVPRALRHLKNSEKIQKKPSGVFDLIVVVDCSGLDRVGTALDEYPKPDLNIDHHITNLNFAHINLVESTTPSTAEMLARYLPQWGLDISQIVAEALLTGIITDTLGFRTSNVQPQTLRTAAALMELGVDMPKLYTKALHERSFEAVRYWGAGLNHIEMENQIIWTTLSNADRETSNYPGKDDADLVSLLASVDGAVVAVIFIEQPNGMIKVSWRARPGYDTSKIAAQFDGGGHKAASGATIEGALDDVKKQVITATQMLTQ; from the coding sequence ATGACGACATTGAGTAAAGATTTAAAAGAAATCAGAAGCCGTATTCAAAGCGCACATCGCATCCTGATTACCTCGCACGTTCGCCCCGATGGCGACGCAGTTGGTTCAACACTTGCATTCGGTTTGGCGCTGCAAGAAGCCGGGAAAGATGTTCAAATGGTGCTTGCCGATGGTGTGCCGCGCGCGCTACGACATCTCAAAAACAGCGAGAAGATTCAAAAAAAGCCTTCTGGTGTCTTTGATCTGATTGTTGTCGTAGACTGCTCAGGACTGGACCGGGTTGGCACGGCTCTTGATGAGTATCCAAAACCAGACCTGAATATAGACCACCATATCACCAATCTTAATTTCGCCCATATTAACCTGGTTGAAAGCACAACGCCATCAACGGCAGAAATGCTGGCACGTTACTTGCCCCAATGGGGTTTAGATATCTCCCAAATCGTCGCCGAAGCATTGCTTACCGGAATAATCACCGATACGCTCGGGTTTCGTACCTCCAATGTGCAACCACAAACATTACGCACCGCAGCGGCATTGATGGAATTAGGTGTTGACATGCCCAAGTTGTATACAAAAGCATTGCATGAGCGATCTTTTGAAGCGGTGCGGTATTGGGGCGCTGGATTAAATCACATTGAGATGGAAAATCAGATCATCTGGACAACATTGAGCAACGCCGACCGGGAAACTAGCAACTACCCCGGTAAGGATGATGCCGACCTGGTGAGCTTGCTGGCTTCAGTAGATGGCGCCGTTGTCGCGGTAATCTTTATTGAACAACCCAACGGGATGATCAAAGTAAGCTGGCGCGCCAGACCCGGCTACGATACTTCGAAAATTGCGGCTCAGTTTGACGGCGGCGGACACAAAGCTGCTTCTGGAGCTACGATCGAAGGGGCACTCGATGATGTCAAGAAACAGGTAATTACAGCCACACAAATGCTGACACAGTAA
- a CDS encoding YlxR family protein, whose product MRKKKHIPQRTCVGCRTVLPKRSMIRIVRTAEGVKIDPSGKLTGRGAYIHQKRDCWGKGIRGSLARALKTTISAEDHQLLKAFMEELPIEAEPATK is encoded by the coding sequence GTGAGGAAGAAAAAACACATCCCCCAACGCACATGCGTAGGCTGTCGGACTGTACTCCCCAAACGTTCGATGATCCGCATAGTACGCACCGCTGAAGGTGTGAAAATTGACCCTTCGGGCAAACTCACCGGACGCGGCGCTTATATACATCAGAAACGTGACTGTTGGGGAAAAGGGATAAGAGGCTCATTGGCCCGCGCCCTTAAAACCACAATCAGCGCTGAAGATCATCAGTTACTCAAGGCGTTCATGGAAGAACTCCCCATAGAAGCTGAGCCAGCAACGAAATGA
- the rbfA gene encoding 30S ribosome-binding factor RbfA, with the protein MPSELRAKRIADRIHEELSTLLLMETADPRLSNVNISKVRVDREISFANVYVSSLMGSSEAEEILAGLQHAGGYLRSELARRVELRHFPRLRFYWDHSPEHADRIEQLLASLDISDEPVSDTEESSLNDDIE; encoded by the coding sequence ATGCCATCTGAACTACGCGCCAAACGGATCGCGGACCGAATTCACGAAGAGCTTTCTACCTTGCTTTTGATGGAAACAGCCGATCCGCGATTGTCAAATGTAAATATCTCCAAGGTCCGCGTGGACCGCGAAATCTCATTTGCCAATGTCTATGTCTCATCATTGATGGGCAGTTCGGAGGCTGAGGAGATTCTCGCTGGTTTGCAGCACGCTGGAGGGTATCTGCGCAGCGAATTAGCGCGGCGGGTTGAACTACGCCATTTCCCGCGCCTGCGCTTCTACTGGGACCACAGCCCTGAACACGCCGACCGCATTGAACAACTTCTGGCTTCATTGGATATTAGTGACGAACCAGTTTCGGATACGGAAGAAAGCTCACTTAATGACGACATTGAGTAA
- the truB gene encoding tRNA pseudouridine(55) synthase TruB, with the protein MEGHIKNVVSGALVIDKPVGLTSHDVVKIVRRGTNIRRAGHTGTLDPRASGVLVVLVGPAVRLSEFIAADDKRYQATVKLGASTDTYDAEGRITRTAPFAHITEDQFLTLLKSYEGKTLQTPPSYSAIKVQGKPAYKRTRDGEEVELEPREIDVYTLDLLEWAPPEAVLDVYCSSGTYVRSLANDIGEDLQTGAHLIGLRRTKSGFFTLRHAVRLRDLQDAFLTGDWYRHLIPAAELLPDWPTVELDYETVEKVAFGHRIPAGPNPEMTEEGMTRAVSEQGDLVALMSFDENKREWFPKKVFFQT; encoded by the coding sequence ATGGAAGGTCATATAAAAAACGTCGTATCTGGAGCCTTGGTTATTGATAAGCCCGTCGGTTTGACATCGCACGATGTCGTAAAAATTGTCCGGCGTGGTACCAATATTCGTCGTGCCGGGCACACCGGCACGCTTGACCCGCGTGCATCGGGTGTGCTGGTTGTACTGGTTGGCCCTGCTGTTCGCCTGAGCGAATTTATAGCCGCAGACGACAAACGCTACCAGGCCACCGTAAAACTGGGCGCATCAACAGACACATATGATGCTGAAGGGCGCATCACCCGTACAGCCCCTTTTGCACACATTACCGAAGATCAATTTCTCACCTTGCTTAAAAGTTATGAGGGCAAAACTCTGCAAACCCCGCCTTCATATTCCGCGATCAAAGTACAGGGAAAACCTGCCTATAAACGTACCCGCGATGGCGAAGAAGTTGAACTCGAGCCGCGCGAGATTGATGTCTACACACTGGACTTACTCGAATGGGCGCCGCCCGAAGCCGTTCTTGATGTATATTGTTCGTCGGGTACGTATGTGCGCTCGCTCGCTAATGACATCGGTGAAGACCTGCAAACCGGTGCACACTTAATCGGATTGCGTCGCACCAAAAGCGGATTTTTCACCCTGCGCCATGCTGTGCGCCTGCGTGATCTGCAAGATGCTTTCCTCACCGGTGACTGGTATCGGCACCTGATCCCAGCTGCGGAATTACTTCCCGACTGGCCAACGGTTGAACTGGACTACGAAACCGTTGAAAAAGTTGCTTTTGGTCATCGCATTCCTGCAGGTCCGAACCCTGAAATGACTGAAGAAGGCATGACCCGCGCAGTCAGCGAACAAGGCGATTTGGTTGCTTTGATGAGCTTCGACGAGAATAAGCGCGAATGGTTCCCGAAGAAAGTATTCTTCCAAACCTAA
- a CDS encoding bifunctional riboflavin kinase/FAD synthetase, with protein sequence MQHFWSLDEIRLDNAWLTIGSFDGVHIGHQKVLRELAAGAHQQGMPAVVLTFYPHPAIVLRGHDYPFYLSPPNEKAHLLGKLGIDVVITHPFNKAIAATAAQDFMNKLNQHLHIQHLQIGYDFALGKNRDGNFETLSSMGATMGFSVRRTNPLNSDGQVVSSSRIRFLLGAGQVAEAASLLSRNFAIEGKVVLGDQRGASLGFPTANLEIWAEQAIPAAGVYVCRAHFGGQTWGAVTNIGVRPTFESGPVRPRVEAHLLDFAENIYGESVQLEFIQRLRGEQRFSDVDALIHQIDRDSQQARKILAA encoded by the coding sequence ATGCAGCATTTCTGGTCTCTCGATGAAATCCGGTTGGATAACGCATGGTTAACCATCGGCTCTTTTGATGGTGTCCACATCGGGCACCAGAAAGTGTTGCGTGAATTGGCGGCTGGCGCACATCAACAAGGTATGCCAGCCGTTGTGCTTACTTTCTATCCTCACCCCGCAATCGTCCTGCGCGGGCATGATTACCCCTTTTACCTCTCCCCACCCAACGAAAAAGCACATCTGCTCGGCAAACTCGGCATTGATGTTGTCATTACGCATCCTTTCAACAAAGCTATTGCCGCCACCGCCGCGCAAGATTTTATGAACAAGCTGAACCAACACCTGCATATTCAACATTTGCAAATTGGGTACGATTTTGCGCTGGGCAAAAATCGGGATGGGAATTTTGAAACCCTCAGTAGCATGGGCGCGACGATGGGTTTCTCTGTACGGCGCACGAATCCGCTCAACTCCGATGGGCAGGTAGTTTCATCCAGCCGCATCCGCTTTTTGCTGGGGGCCGGACAAGTAGCTGAAGCCGCCTCCCTGCTCAGTAGAAATTTCGCTATTGAGGGCAAGGTTGTGCTTGGCGATCAGCGCGGTGCCAGCCTCGGTTTTCCAACGGCTAATCTGGAGATTTGGGCAGAACAAGCTATCCCCGCGGCGGGTGTTTATGTGTGCCGCGCCCATTTCGGCGGCCAAACCTGGGGGGCAGTTACCAATATCGGTGTGCGCCCCACCTTCGAGAGCGGCCCCGTGCGTCCCCGTGTGGAAGCACACCTGCTCGATTTCGCCGAGAATATCTATGGCGAATCCGTCCAGCTTGAATTTATCCAGCGGCTGCGCGGCGAGCAACGCTTCTCAGATGTTGATGCACTCATCCATCAAATCGACCGGGATAGCCAACAGGCCCGTAAGATCCTCGCCGCTTGA
- the infB gene encoding translation initiation factor IF-2, producing the protein MSDNGELKPIELPSSITVRELSEHLQASPIDVIKTLMANGVMANINQEIDFDTAAIIAAELGFDAQLEISEAESGKDISEIPLWRQWIAKETSKNLEPRPPVIGILGHVDHGKTTLLDAIREANVAGGEVGGITQHIGAYQVKHNDRFISFIDTPGHAAFTAMRARGAQGADIVVLVVAADDGVMPQTREAIAHAQAAQVPIIVALNKIDRPNAVPDQVKQQLAEIGLVPDEWDGDTLVIPISAKEQQGLDDLLEAILLVADNTKIYANPNGEVFGTVIEASQERGRGAVATLLVQNGTLKTGDVVVTGQSHGRIKAMFDYQGVAITKAPPSSPISVMGLDEIPAAGEIFKVVESTKVARTIVHDRQLQGEQSGAAKHAGMTLEQLFARVQSGEAQELRLIIKADVQGSLEPIVSSLEEMQVEDIRVNILHADTGNVSENDVMLASSSDAIIIGFNVNPDPPARRLADTEKVSIRSYNIIYRLTEDIDKALKGLLAPEQKEVVLGRANVLAVFSASKIGKAAGCRVVEGTLFRNAFMRVMRGDEAVFEGEAASLKRHQEDVREVREGFECGIGMKGFNDFEDGDQVVCYKIEEVKVF; encoded by the coding sequence ATGAGCGATAATGGCGAATTAAAACCAATTGAACTCCCCAGCAGCATAACCGTACGCGAATTATCTGAACACTTACAAGCCAGCCCTATCGATGTGATAAAAACATTGATGGCGAATGGCGTAATGGCAAATATTAATCAGGAGATCGACTTTGATACCGCCGCGATAATCGCGGCTGAACTGGGCTTCGATGCACAACTCGAAATCAGCGAGGCAGAAAGCGGTAAGGATATTTCCGAAATTCCGCTTTGGCGACAGTGGATTGCCAAAGAAACGTCTAAAAATCTGGAACCACGCCCTCCTGTTATTGGTATTTTGGGCCATGTTGATCACGGGAAAACTACTTTGCTGGATGCTATCCGTGAGGCCAATGTTGCCGGAGGCGAAGTTGGTGGAATTACCCAACATATTGGCGCTTATCAAGTCAAACACAACGATCGCTTCATCAGTTTTATTGACACCCCCGGACACGCGGCCTTTACCGCCATGCGAGCGCGCGGCGCTCAAGGGGCAGATATTGTCGTTCTGGTGGTAGCCGCAGATGATGGCGTGATGCCGCAAACTCGCGAAGCTATCGCCCATGCCCAGGCTGCCCAGGTTCCCATCATCGTTGCTTTGAACAAAATTGACCGCCCAAACGCAGTTCCCGACCAAGTAAAACAACAGCTTGCTGAAATTGGCCTGGTTCCTGATGAATGGGATGGGGATACCTTGGTCATTCCGATATCGGCGAAAGAACAACAGGGTCTGGATGACCTTCTCGAGGCGATTTTGTTGGTTGCCGACAATACCAAGATTTATGCTAACCCCAATGGGGAAGTATTCGGCACAGTTATTGAAGCCAGCCAAGAGCGTGGACGCGGCGCGGTCGCTACCCTGCTGGTGCAAAATGGCACACTCAAAACCGGAGATGTGGTCGTTACGGGACAATCCCACGGTCGTATCAAAGCCATGTTTGACTACCAGGGTGTCGCCATCACGAAAGCGCCACCATCCTCTCCTATTTCCGTTATGGGTTTGGATGAAATCCCCGCGGCGGGCGAAATCTTCAAAGTTGTTGAGTCTACCAAAGTTGCGCGTACCATCGTGCATGACCGCCAACTTCAGGGTGAACAATCGGGCGCAGCCAAACACGCGGGCATGACCCTCGAACAGCTATTTGCCCGGGTACAATCTGGCGAAGCACAAGAACTACGCCTGATTATTAAAGCCGATGTACAAGGTTCATTGGAGCCGATTGTTTCTTCACTTGAAGAGATGCAGGTAGAAGATATTCGAGTCAATATTTTGCATGCTGATACCGGGAATGTCTCTGAAAATGATGTCATGCTGGCATCTTCATCCGACGCGATCATTATCGGCTTCAATGTCAACCCCGACCCGCCCGCGCGGCGATTGGCCGACACCGAAAAAGTATCAATTCGCTCGTATAATATTATTTACAGGCTCACCGAAGATATCGATAAGGCGCTAAAAGGCTTATTGGCCCCGGAACAAAAAGAAGTGGTTTTGGGACGCGCGAACGTACTGGCTGTATTTTCTGCCTCCAAGATCGGGAAAGCCGCCGGTTGCCGTGTGGTTGAAGGCACCCTGTTTCGCAATGCATTCATGCGAGTGATGCGCGGCGATGAAGCCGTTTTTGAAGGTGAAGCGGCTTCTCTCAAGCGGCATCAAGAAGATGTGCGTGAAGTGCGCGAAGGCTTTGAGTGTGGCATTGGCATGAAAGGCTTCAACGATTTTGAAGACGGCGATCAAGTAGTATGCTACAAGATTGAAGAAGTAAAAGTATTCTAG